From the genome of Alcanivorax sp.:
ACCGACGCAAAAGACCCGCCGGGTTACCGGGCGGGCCTTTTACGTCAGGCGTCAGGCCGTCCTATTCTTCGCTGCCTTTGTCCATGTTCTTGCTGGCTTCTTCGGCATCTTCCAATGCCGCGAACTGTTCGGATATCAGGCTGCCGATATCGTTGTTGATGCGGCGAATGGTGTCGTAGACCATGCCAATGGTCTTGCGCTGTTTGTCTTTCAGGGAAGCGGCCTGCTCTTCAAACAGCCCCAGTTTTTCCAGGGCGTCAAATGGCAAGCTGGCGATGTGCTGGTGCACGTCTTCCACGGTGGTGGCGCCATCATCGACGGCCTCCTGAATCATGTCTTTGAGCAATTCTGCCCGCTGTACGGCTTTTTTCATGGTTGTCCTGCTGTTGTGCGTATTCTGGTGGCTAACTGCGAATGTAGCGGAAAGTGGATGGATCAACCATACGTGGAATTGTGAGAAAAATTGTTGATCCATGACCGATTGTCAGACGGAGGCCGCCATTACTGGTGCCAGAGTTGACCTCGGTAAACAAATCGCGGCAACCTGAGCCTGGCAGCCTCTGAATCCTGATCGGAACCTGGAGTGCGATGATGGAAGACGTTAAGACAATGATCACCGACATCAAGAGCAAACTTGATGAACTGGAAAACGAACTGCTGCAACTGGAGCAAAAATCGCTGGGTGACAGCGGTGATGTGAACACCGAAGCGGAGCGCCATCGCCTGGCCCTGCAGGAAGTCCTCACCGACATGCAGCAGCGCATTGATGAATACCATGAACTGGCGGACCTGGACGGCACCCATGCCGGCGACAGCTGGAAGCAGATGGATCAGGATCTAAAGGATCTGGACAGCGACCTGTACGGCGCGAACTAGCTACAAGCTACAAGCTACAAGCTACAAGCTACAAGCTACAAGCTACAAGCTACAAGCTACAAGCTACAAGCTACAAGCTACAAGCTACAAGCTACGCTTGATTCGATAGGGAAAGCCGGGAAAGTTCCCGGGGTTTTGAGACAAACGGAAAAGACTTTCAGATCGTTGAGTTCGGCGGTTTGGGAACCTGATCAGCCGCTGTAGGAACGTAGCGAAGCGGAGTAACGCACGCAGTGCGGCCCGAAGGGTGAGCGTAGCGAATAACGGTCGTTCGACCGCGATCCGAGCCTCAGCGAGGTAAGGATTCCAGAAACGCTTTTTCGGCGGCGCCCCGGGCCCTCGCTTCACTTGTAACCTTCGGCGATGGCGCTTCGCTTGAAGCCCCCGTGCTTTTCCGCAAGCCCCCTGGGCACTGGCCTGACGCAAAGGAGTGCTCCATGCCATCCTTCCATCTTCGCACTGAGCAGCCCGGCGATATCCCGGCCATTCACGCCCTCACCGCAGAGGCGTTTGCCAACGTTTCCCACAGCGATCAACGGGAACCCTTTATCGTGGATGCTCTCCGAAACGAGGGAGCTCTCTCCCTTTCGCTGGTGGCGGAACTGGAGGCTGAGCTGGTGGGGCACATCGCCTTCTCCCCGGTGACACTTTCCTGCGGTGCCAGCCACTGGTACGGCCTGGGGCCGGTATCGGTGCTACCGGAATGGCAGGGGAAGGGCGTTGGCAGCCAGCTGGTGCTGGCGGGGCTGGATGCGCTGAAGAAACAGGGTGCCCACGGCTGCGTGCTACTGGGGGATCCGACCTGGTATGAACGCTTCGGCTTTGTCGCCACACCGCTGTTGCGTCTTGCAGGCGTACCGGCTGAATATTTTCAGGCGTTACTGCTCAACGGCACCTGGCCGGATGCGGAAGTTCACTATCACCCGGCGTTTCAGGTTTAAGAGGCAAGCTTCAAGCTACAACGCGAGAAAGTCTTATGTATCATCTATGCCTTTGCCCGCGCCAAAGCATTTGTCCGCGGCACGTTATTTCAACATCTACTGTCTGGGCTCGCGTTGCAGCTTGTAGCTTGTAGCTTTTATTACAGCAACGTCCCCAGGCCCAATACCGCCACAAAGCCCACACTGTACGCCGCCAGCAGATAGCCGAAGTAGCGCAGGTAGGAGCCAAATGTGAGGGCTTCCACCTTGCTCATGGCGATCACGCCGGCGGCGGAACCAATCACCAGCAAGGCACCGCCAACCCCCACCGAATAGGTCAGTGACAGCCATTCTGGCAGGGTCATCTCAATACCGGAATTGAGCAGGGCGGCGGTCAGTGGCACGTTGTCGAACAGGGCCGAGGCCATGCCCACGACGAAGTTGGCGGCTACCGGGGGCATCACTTCGTAGAGTGCCGGGAAGTAGGCCAGCATGCCCAGTTCCTTGAGCATGCCCACCAGTAACAATACGCCAAGGAAAAACAGCAGGGTGTCGAATTCGATCTTGCGGATGTATTCCAGAACCGGTTCATCCTTGTTCATGAATTGTACCACCATGAACATCAGTGACAGACCGAACAGAAAGCTCAGCACCGGCGGGATGCCAAACGCCACATTGGCGGCAATGGTGCCGAGGATGGTGGCAAAAAACAGCAGGGCGATGACCTTGTCACCCCGGTCGATGACCCGGGCCTGTTTCTTGATGTGCAGTTCGCCATCGAGTCCCAGCGACAGCAGGCCCGCCAGTACGGCCACCGCAGCGCCCGCGGGAAGGCTGAGTAGCAGCAGATCCGGAATGGCCACCTTGCCAGCCAGGAAAATCATCAGGGTGGTGACATCACCGGTAATCAACGCGGTTCCCCCGGCATTCACCGAGAACACCACCAGCACCAGATAACGCATCATTTTCCGGGCCGGCAGGTCCAGGTTCATCAATACGGCAATACACACCAAGGTGGCGGTAATGTTGTCCGCCATGGAGGAGAACAGAAAGGCGAACAGCCCGGTGAGCAGCATCAGTTTGCGTTCACTGATCCGCGCTGGCAGCAGCCGGTTGACCATGTTGTCGATGATGCCCTTGCCGGACAGGTACGCCACGAAGGTCATGGCGGCCATCAGGAACAGCCACAGGGTGGCGATGTCCAGCAGGTTTTCATTCAGGCTGTCCATCAGCTCGGCATGGCTGAGGTGTGAGGGTGGAGCAATGAAGAACAACAGCCAGGCAAAGGATCCGAAAAACAAGGTGGTCTTGGCTTTGTCGATATGCACGATGTCTTCAATGACGATGGACACAAAGCCCAGAGATACCAGAATGAGGAGCACAGTAGTCATAAGGTTGTCTCGCAGAGTGAGGGCGGACAGGACCGCGACAGCGTTTGCTGCGAGCTGCATTCTAGGCCTGATATGAACTGCGTTCACCATGGAAACCTGATGTATCCCCCTTTTTACCCCCGGAATTGCCGGACAACAGCCCCGAATCGGTGTTTTTTTGCCGTTATCCCTTTAAAATAATGAGAATAATTCGCATTATTGTGTTTTTGGGTAGTCCGGTTGTCCGGGAAGCCCTGCTTTGCTGTCGAGTATCAAATTGAGGAAACCCTATGTTGACCCGTGTTGCTGCCGGAGGGCTGCTGCTGTCCTCCCTGTGGATTGCCGGTTGTAGTGATGAGCCCCCCGCCGCCCCTGCTGCCCCCTATGACGAAGCGCAGGCCCGGCAGGTGGTCAGCCATTACGGCGAGTTGGCCCTGGCGGTGTACAGCGATGCGTTGGCCCAGGCGAAGTCGCTGCAGTCGGCCATTGATGCCTTGCTGGCAGATCCCTCTGCCGAGACCCTGGCTGCCGCCCGTGAAGCCTGGAAGGTCGCACGGGTTCCCTACATGCAGACCGAAGTGTTCCGGTTTGGCAACCGGGTGGTGGACGAATGGGAAGGGCAGGTGAATGCCTGGCCTCTGGATGAAGGGCTGATCGATTATGTGGATGACAGCTATCAGGCGGTGATGGGCAACCCGGGCGCCCGTGCCAACATCATTGCCAGCGAGTCGCTGACGATCGGTGAGCAGACCCTGGACCTGAGCAATCTGAACGGCGAGTTGCTGGCCAGCCTCAATGAACTGGGCGGTTCGGAGGTCAACGTGGCCACCGGTTACCACGCCATCGAATTTCTCCTCTGGGGGCAGGATCTCAACGGCACCGATGCGGGTGCCGGGCAGCGCCCTGCGACGGATTTCGCCACCGACGGCACTGCCACTGGCGGCCATAACGAGCGTCGCCGGGCTTACCTCAAGGCGGTGACCGAGTTGTTGATCGAGGATCTGGAGTTCATGGTGGCCCAGTGGCAACCGGGGGCAGACAACTACCGCGCCGAACTGGAAGCGGATGATCCCAGGAACGGGTTGCGCAAGATGCTGTTCGGCATGGGCAGCCTGTCCCTGGGCGAGCTGGCCGGTGAACGGATGAAGGTGGCCCTGGCGGCGCACTCGCCGGAAGATGAGCATGATTGCTTCAGTGACAACACGCACTTCTCCCACTTTTACAACGGCAAGGGCATTCGCAATATCTATCTGGGCGAATACCAGCGGGTGAATGGTGAGACGCTGAATGGCCCGTCGTTGAGTGATCTGGTGATGGCCAATGACCCGGAGGCGGACCAGGCGCTCAAGCAGGAGCTGCAGGCATCGGAAGCTGCCCTGCAGGTGCTGGTGGACAATGCGGCCAATGGTACACACTTTGATCAGCTGATCGCCCCGGGCAATGCCGAGGGCGCGGCTGTAATCAACGGTGCCATCAATGCCCTGGTGGAGCAGACCGGGGGTATCGAAAAGGCCGCCCTGGTTCTGGATATCAAGGCGCTCAATCCTGACACGGCTGATCACCAGTTCTGAAATTGATTCTGGTTAACTGGTAAGATGACGCCGCCCATCCAGGCGGCGTTTTACTTGCCGCCGGGAAATGGTGCCGCCGTCACGTGGCTTTTGTCATTCTGGAAGGATACTTGCCTTGCGTTATACCTTGTTGTCTCTCTCCCTTGCCGGCTTGCTGGTCGGTTGTGATACCGGCCCGACCTTTACCCAGGCGGAACCCGGAGAGCACCTGTCCGCGGGTGAGGGTACCGTGACCAAAACGGACCAGAATGCCTTTTCGCTGCCGCTGGCCAATCTTTCTCCCACCCGGCGTCTGGATTTCAGTGTCGGCAACAGCTTCTTCCGCAACCCCTGGGTGATTGCCCCGGCGTCCACCGATGCCCGCGATGGGTTGGGACCGTTGTTCAACACCAACGCCTGTCAGAACTGTCATATCAAGGATGGCCGCGGTCATCCGCCGGGCCCGGAGGCCAAGCAGGCAGTGTCCATGCTGGTACGCCTGTCGGTGCCTGCCGGCGAGGGCGATGATCTGACCCGCAGCGGTCTGGTGGCCGAGCCCAACTACGGTGGCCAGTTCCAGGATGCGGCCATTCCCGGGATCGTCCCGGAAGGGCGGGTGCGGGTGGAGTATTCCCCGCTGGTGATGACCTTTGCCGATGGCCACGAGGTGGAATTGCGCAAGCCGCGGCTGACGTTCAGTAATCTGGCCTATGGCGAGATGCACCCGGCCACGCTGTTCTCGGCGCGTATCGCACCGCCGGTGATCGGGCTGGGTTTTCTTGAGGCGATCAGTGACGAGGATCTGCTGGCCAACGAAGACCCGGATGATGCAGACGGTGACGGTATCAGTGGCCGTGCCAACCGGGTGTGGGATCGAGCCAGCGGTACGGTGCAGGTAGGGCGCTTTGGCTGGAAGGCCGGTCAACCCAGCCTGCGTCAGCAGAATGCGGAAGCCTTCGCCAACGACATGGGGCTGACCAGCCATCTGGTGCCCACGGATTCCTGCGCGCCCAGCCAGGAAGATTGCCTTGCCCTGCCGGACGGGGGAACCCCGGAGGTGAGCGACGAGATTCTCGACAACGTGACTTTCTACACCCGCAATCTGGCGGTGCCGGCGCGAAGGAATGTGGATGATCCCCAGGTACTGAAGGGCAAGAGCCTGTTCCATGAAGCCAACTGTCAGGGCTGCCATGTGCCTTCTTTCACCACCTCCGCCGACGCCCCGGAACCGGAGCTGGCCAACCAGACCATTCGCCCCTACACCGATCTGCTGCTGCATGATGTGGGCCCGGGACTGGCGGATGGCCGTCCGGAGTTTCTTGCCAACGGGCAGGAGTGGCGAACCCCGCCGCTGTGGGGAATTGGTCTCACTGAAGCGGTGAACGGCCATACCCAGTTTCTCCACGATGGCCGGGCGCGCAATCTGATGGAAGCCATTCTCTGGCACGGTGGCGAAGCGGCGGCTTCCCGTGACAAGGTTTTGACCTTCGATGCCGAACAGCGTGCTGCGCTGTTGGCGTTCCTTAATTCACTCTGATCTGGCGATCGGCAGAGGAGAAAAGCGAATGCGTGCAGTCTATCTGGTCCTGCTGGCGGTGCTGGTATCCGCGTGCAGTAACCCGCGCGAGGAAGTCACCGTGCAGCTGGCCAATCAGGTACTGTTGCCGGCCCATGAACAGTGGCACGGCAGCAACGGTGCCTTGCGGGTGGCCGCTGAAGGGTTCTGTGCCGGCGAGCTGGACCGACCGGCGCTGGAGCAGTCTTTCTATCGTGCCTTGCAGAGTTGGTCCTACCTGCAGCCGCTAATGGTTGGCCCCATGGCAGAAGGCAACCGTAGCTGGCAGGTCCAGTTCTGGCCGGACAAGCGCAACCTGGTGGCCCGACAGGTGGAAGCGCTGCTGGATGCCTCCAACCCCCTGACCCCGGATGCGCTGGAAAGCGCAAGTGTGGTGGTGCAGGGGCTGACTGCTTTCGAGTACGTGCTGTTTGACGAAACCGTGGCGCTGGCGGACAGCATGGCCCGTTACTGCCCGCTGCTGACCGGTATCGCCCGTCATCAGCAGGCGCTTTCCGGCTCTGTACTGGCCATGTGGGAAGGCCCGGAGGGCATGCTCAAGGCGCTGACCCAGTTCCCCAATGATCGCTATGCCAGTGCCGATGAAGCGTTGGCCAGTATGCTGCGTACCCAAATCACCGCGGTGGATGTGCTCAAGAAGAAACTGGGCGTGCCCATGGGCCGGCTGAACAACGGAGTGCCGCAGCCCTGGCAGGCGGAAGCCTGGCGTAGCCAGCACTCCATCGGCAACCTGCAGGAATCCCTGGCCGGCGCGCGGGCGTTGTGGGAGCGGGTACGGCCGCTGGTGGGCGATGCCGAGCTGGTGACCCGCATTGATGCGGCCTACGAAAACACCGCGCAGAAACTGGCCGGTCTGCCGGACCCGCTGGTGGAGATGGTGCAGGACAAGGCCAGTCTGCCGCGGCTGAAGGTGTTGTACGAATCCATCGATCATCTGGAAAACCTGCAGCAGACCGAGCTGGCCCGGGATCTGGGTATTCAGATTGGTTTCAATGCCAATGATGGGGATTAAGAGCAGTTGCGAGTGACGAGTTTCGAGTTGCGAAAATCCAAGGCGCAAACCTTTCGCCTTCAGCCGTCCCGGGCTTTGCTCTTCGAAACTCGAAACGCGTTATTCGCCCAGGCAAGCTGGGCTCCTACAGGTTTTGGCCGGTTGTCGGCTGGTGGGTAGATCATGACACTGACACGACGACATCTTCTGGGTATGGGCGCGGCATTGGGCGGGGTGGCTGCGCTGGGGGGCTGGTCGCTCTGGCAGGGGCGCGGTCAGTCGCCGTTGTTGCTGTCAGCCCGCAATGATGATGCCGGCCGGCATTACTGTGCCGGCTACTTCCTGGATGGTTCCCGCGCTTTCGCCACCCCGGTGGCGGAGCGCTGCCATGATGTGGCTCGCCACCCGTTTCTTCCCCTGGCGCTGTTTGTGGGCCGACGTCCGTCCCGGGAAAGTTATCTTGTGGATCTGCGTGATGGTCGCCTGTTACAGACCGTGCACAGCCAGCCGCAACGGCATTTTTATGGTCATGCGGTCTTTCACGGTAGCGGCGACTGGCTGTATGCCACTGAAAATGATTTGAGCGAGCCGGGTCGTGGCGTGCTGGGACGTTATCGGCTGGACCGGCAGTCCCTGCAGTTGATTCATGAAGGCGAAGTGCCTACCCATGGGGTGGGGCCGCACCAGCTGGCCTGGATGCCGGACGGCGAATCCCTGGTGGTGGCCAACGGTGGCATTCGCACCGAAGGCAGCCGCGAAAAAACCAATCTGGACAGCATGGCACCCAGCCTGGTGATCATGGATCGGCAGGGTGAGCTTCTCAGCAAGGAAACCCTGCAGCATCAGCAGAGCAGTATTCGGCATCTGGCGGTGGCGGACGATGGCACGGTGGTCACTGGCCAGCAATATCAGGGCGAGGCCTGGGAATCGGTGCCGTTGCTGGCGGTGAAGCGTCCCGGTCAGCCCTATCAACCCTTTCCGGTGGCGGCGTCCCAGTTGGCCATGATGGACCAGTATACCGCCAGTATTGCCATCCACAGCCGCCGTCGGCAGGTGGCCATGACGGCGCCGAGGGGCAACCGCTTCTTCGTCTGGGATCTGGATACTGCCGCTACCCTGATAGAGGTGCCCATGGCCGATTGCGCGGGTGTGGGGGTGGTGGATGACGGCTTTGCCGTCACCTCCGGGCAGGGACGTTGCCGTTACTTCGGTTACCGGGATGGCCAGCAAGCCAGCCACTGGCTGGACCTGCCCGGTGGCTGGTGGGATAACCACCTGCGGCTGGGCTGAGAGCTACAAGCTACGAGCTACGAGCTACGAGCTACGAGCTACGAGCTACGAGCTACGAGCTTGATTGGATAGGCAAACCCGAAATAGTTCCCGGGATTCCTGCATTTCTACGAAGCCGCTGTAGGAGCACCACTTGAGGTGCGAACCGAGCGACAGCGAGGAACTGAGACGCAGCTGGCACAGGTCTTTGTTAGAACCTGTAGGAGCGAGCCTGCAAGCGATCCGAGCCCAGGCGAGGCAAGGATTCCAGAAACGCATTTCAACTCCTCTCTGCGGAATCGTCACGTCCCACAAAACGTGGCGCACACCACCTCATCCTCTTTCGGCGGTTGCACATAAGGGTCCTCTGCATCGCGATCCGCGTAAGGATCGCTCAGTGCGGCCAGCAGACGGTTAACCACACTGAGGTCGCCGTCTTCTTCTGCGGCCTGTAACGCCTTTTCCACCTGATGGTTGCGGGGAATGATAGCCGGGTTGTTCTGTCGCATCCGTGCCCAGCTGTCATCAACGTTGCCTTCGTGTTCCAGGCGCGCCAGCCAGCGTGCATGCCAGCTGGCAAAGGCATCATTGTTGTAAGCCTGGCCCTGCGGTTGTTGCCCGCCAATCAGCAGGCGAAAAGTATTGGTGTAATCCGCCTTGTGTAACTGCATCAGGGAGAGCAGATCCGTGATCAGGCTTTCATCTTCTGCCTGCTTGCCTGTCAGCCCCAGCTTGTTTCGCATCATGGCCAGCCAGCTCGCATCATAGGTGCTGCTCCAGCCCTTGAGTCGCTCGGTGGCCATCTCGATGGCGCGGTCTACATCGTCATCCATGCGGCTGAGCAGGGTTTCTGCAAAGCGGGTCAGGTTCCACTGGGTGATTGCCGGCTGGTTGCCAAACGCATAGCGGCTCTGGCGATCAATGGAGCTGAATACGGTGTCCTGGTCGTAACGATCCATGAAGGCACAGGGGCCATAGTCGATGGTTTCACCGCTGAGGGTTACGTTGTCTGTATTGAGAACACCATGGATGAAACCCACCCGCATCCAGTGGGTTACCAGGGCGATCTGCTCAGCTATTACTGCGTTCAGCAGCGCCAGCGCCGGGTTGTCGCTGCCCTGCTGGTCCGGGTAGTGGCGGTGCAGGGTGTAGTCTATCAGGGTGTCCATCAGGGCAGGGTCTTGCTGGGCGGCGGCGTACTGGAAGGTGCCCACGCGCAGGTGTGAGGCGGCCACACGGGTAAGGATGGCGCCGGGCAGCGGTTGGTCCCGGTAGACCGGCTCCCCGTTTGCCACCACTGCCAGGCTCCGTGAAGTGGGTATACCCAGGCCATGCATGGCTTCGCTGATGACATATTCCCGGAGCATGGGCCCCAGGGCCGCACGGCCATCGCCGCCGCGGGAAAACGGGGTGCGGCCGCCTCCTTTCAGCTGGATGTCCCGCCGGCGGCCATCCTCTGTGAGGTGCTCACCCAGCAGGATGGCGCGTCCATCCCCGAGCATGGTCAGGTTACCGAACTGGTGGCCGGCATAAGCCTGGGCCAGGGGGGTGCTGCCGGGAATCTCCGTGTTGCCGCTGAACCAGTCTGGCTGTTGGGCCAGGGCATCTGCGTCCAACCCCAATTCATCGGCCAGGGCGTGGTTGAACAGCACCATGTCCGGCTTGGCCACAGGCTGGGGGGCACTGAGGGAAAACAGGGCCTCGGGCAGCCGGGCGTAGCTGTTATCAAACTGGAAGCCGTAGGTCGGGCTCATGGTGACTCCATCACGTGACTGGGTGCATCAGCGTAACAGAGGGCGGGTGAGCCCCGCAGTGATTTACCGGCGACAATATTTGCCGTTGGCTCGGTGAACAGTGCGGAAAGGGGATTGGTGTGGGGAAAGGGGCAGGGAGGCCCCGGCCACCGGGGAGTGCCGGTGGCCGGAGCGGGTGGGGTTATTCCACCGGGTTGACGCATTCGGCGCGGGACGGTTCCTGCTTGCAGCGTACCTTGCGCAGCAGGCTCATCATGTCCTTGTTGTAAACGCCATCTTTGGTGAGGGCAATGCGGGCCTCGCGCATCATCTGGTCGTAACGCAGCTTGTCGGCCTCGGGGATGCGGATCCACCATTTGTCATCGATTTCGCTGCTGGCGTTGTCGATCAGCTTCATGGCGCGGTCAAACTGGCCAGACATGAATTTGCGGGATTGCTGACCGAAGCCGTCCGGGAAGCGGTCCTTGCGAATGATTACCTGGGCGCTCAGCTGACCGAGGACGTAATCCAGGATGCCGCCGCTGGGGGCCATGCCCTTGTAGAGTTCCAGAGCGGAATAACCCATTACCGGGGCAAAGCAGATATCCACGGAGCCATTGTTGAAGCGGGTAGAGAAGTTGGTGATATCTGACATGACCGGAGACATGCCCACCCGGGAGGCCATGTTGGCCTGGGCGCTATCGTACTCCAGAACGGCGATGGATTTACCGGCCAGCTCTTCCACGGTGTCAATTTCCTTGTCCTTGAGGAACAGGAAGGCCGCGCCGAGGGGGAACACGCCACCCACTTCATAGGGGCCAGACACCAGATGCTGGTCCACTTTGCCACTGGCCAGTACCGCGATCACGGTTTGCATGGCGTCGTAGCTGGGAATGGCGCCGATGGAATCCATGCTGCCGGTGTAGCTGTTGAACTGGCGACCGCGGATGCCGGTGAGAACAGCGGCATCACACTGGTTGGCCTTGAGATCTTCAGAGGCGATCTTTTCGTCAGTGTAGGGCTTGAGTTCCACATCCACCCCCCAGGCCAGGGCGGCGGTCTTGTAGTCTTTCATCATGTTGTAGGTGTCGCCACTGGCGCCGATGATGTCGAATACGCAGAAGGTACGCTCCACCGCCGCGAAAGCGGTACTGCTGAGCGTCAGCGCAGCGGCGGCACTCAATGCCTGAAACACTTTTTTTGTTTTGCTCATGGGACTCTCCCGTTAATTCCGGTACAGATATCGAAGTCGCAGCCAGCGCTGCAAAAAATGATGAAATGCATTTTGTTGGGTGCACAGAAAGGGCGCTGTAGTGTCCTTGTTGTGCGCTATCTAACGAATTGTGTCCTTTGTAGAGGTAGTGTTATTACTGACGCGTTGTTCACGTCTGGCAGAGGGATGGACAATTTGTCATCTGGGCAGCCCGGAAGAGCCTGATAGTATGGTTATATGGATATTCCTTCAGGAGATATGGAATGGAATTTGACCCCTTCCTGCTGGCGCGCTTGCAGTTTGCCGCCAACATCAGTTTTCACATTCTGTTTCCCACCATCACCATTGGTCTGTGCTGGGTGCTGTTCTACTTCCGCCTGCGTTATACCCTGTCCGGCGACAAGGCCTGGGAATACGCCTATTTCTTCTGGGTAAAGATTTTTGCGCTGAGCTTTGCGCTGGGGGTGGTCTCGGGCATCACCATGAGCTTCCAGTTCGGTACCAACTGGCCTGGCTTCATGGAAAGGGCTGGCAACATAGCGGGCCCACTGCTGGGCTATGAGGTGCTCACGGCCTTTTTCCTGGAGG
Proteins encoded in this window:
- a CDS encoding N-acetyltransferase, whose amino-acid sequence is MPSFHLRTEQPGDIPAIHALTAEAFANVSHSDQREPFIVDALRNEGALSLSLVAELEAELVGHIAFSPVTLSCGASHWYGLGPVSVLPEWQGKGVGSQLVLAGLDALKKQGAHGCVLLGDPTWYERFGFVATPLLRLAGVPAEYFQALLLNGTWPDAEVHYHPAFQV
- the nhaD gene encoding sodium:proton antiporter NhaD yields the protein MTTVLLILVSLGFVSIVIEDIVHIDKAKTTLFFGSFAWLLFFIAPPSHLSHAELMDSLNENLLDIATLWLFLMAAMTFVAYLSGKGIIDNMVNRLLPARISERKLMLLTGLFAFLFSSMADNITATLVCIAVLMNLDLPARKMMRYLVLVVFSVNAGGTALITGDVTTLMIFLAGKVAIPDLLLLSLPAGAAVAVLAGLLSLGLDGELHIKKQARVIDRGDKVIALLFFATILGTIAANVAFGIPPVLSFLFGLSLMFMVVQFMNKDEPVLEYIRKIEFDTLLFFLGVLLLVGMLKELGMLAYFPALYEVMPPVAANFVVGMASALFDNVPLTAALLNSGIEMTLPEWLSLTYSVGVGGALLVIGSAAGVIAMSKVEALTFGSYLRYFGYLLAAYSVGFVAVLGLGTLL
- a CDS encoding imelysin family protein — protein: MLTRVAAGGLLLSSLWIAGCSDEPPAAPAAPYDEAQARQVVSHYGELALAVYSDALAQAKSLQSAIDALLADPSAETLAAAREAWKVARVPYMQTEVFRFGNRVVDEWEGQVNAWPLDEGLIDYVDDSYQAVMGNPGARANIIASESLTIGEQTLDLSNLNGELLASLNELGGSEVNVATGYHAIEFLLWGQDLNGTDAGAGQRPATDFATDGTATGGHNERRRAYLKAVTELLIEDLEFMVAQWQPGADNYRAELEADDPRNGLRKMLFGMGSLSLGELAGERMKVALAAHSPEDEHDCFSDNTHFSHFYNGKGIRNIYLGEYQRVNGETLNGPSLSDLVMANDPEADQALKQELQASEAALQVLVDNAANGTHFDQLIAPGNAEGAAVINGAINALVEQTGGIEKAALVLDIKALNPDTADHQF
- a CDS encoding di-heme oxidoredictase family protein, whose product is MRYTLLSLSLAGLLVGCDTGPTFTQAEPGEHLSAGEGTVTKTDQNAFSLPLANLSPTRRLDFSVGNSFFRNPWVIAPASTDARDGLGPLFNTNACQNCHIKDGRGHPPGPEAKQAVSMLVRLSVPAGEGDDLTRSGLVAEPNYGGQFQDAAIPGIVPEGRVRVEYSPLVMTFADGHEVELRKPRLTFSNLAYGEMHPATLFSARIAPPVIGLGFLEAISDEDLLANEDPDDADGDGISGRANRVWDRASGTVQVGRFGWKAGQPSLRQQNAEAFANDMGLTSHLVPTDSCAPSQEDCLALPDGGTPEVSDEILDNVTFYTRNLAVPARRNVDDPQVLKGKSLFHEANCQGCHVPSFTTSADAPEPELANQTIRPYTDLLLHDVGPGLADGRPEFLANGQEWRTPPLWGIGLTEAVNGHTQFLHDGRARNLMEAILWHGGEAAASRDKVLTFDAEQRAALLAFLNSL
- a CDS encoding imelysin family protein, with amino-acid sequence MRAVYLVLLAVLVSACSNPREEVTVQLANQVLLPAHEQWHGSNGALRVAAEGFCAGELDRPALEQSFYRALQSWSYLQPLMVGPMAEGNRSWQVQFWPDKRNLVARQVEALLDASNPLTPDALESASVVVQGLTAFEYVLFDETVALADSMARYCPLLTGIARHQQALSGSVLAMWEGPEGMLKALTQFPNDRYASADEALASMLRTQITAVDVLKKKLGVPMGRLNNGVPQPWQAEAWRSQHSIGNLQESLAGARALWERVRPLVGDAELVTRIDAAYENTAQKLAGLPDPLVEMVQDKASLPRLKVLYESIDHLENLQQTELARDLGIQIGFNANDGD
- a CDS encoding DUF1513 domain-containing protein, yielding MTLTRRHLLGMGAALGGVAALGGWSLWQGRGQSPLLLSARNDDAGRHYCAGYFLDGSRAFATPVAERCHDVARHPFLPLALFVGRRPSRESYLVDLRDGRLLQTVHSQPQRHFYGHAVFHGSGDWLYATENDLSEPGRGVLGRYRLDRQSLQLIHEGEVPTHGVGPHQLAWMPDGESLVVANGGIRTEGSREKTNLDSMAPSLVIMDRQGELLSKETLQHQQSSIRHLAVADDGTVVTGQQYQGEAWESVPLLAVKRPGQPYQPFPVAASQLAMMDQYTASIAIHSRRRQVAMTAPRGNRFFVWDLDTAATLIEVPMADCAGVGVVDDGFAVTSGQGRCRYFGYRDGQQASHWLDLPGGWWDNHLRLG
- a CDS encoding protein adenylyltransferase SelO, whose protein sequence is MSPTYGFQFDNSYARLPEALFSLSAPQPVAKPDMVLFNHALADELGLDADALAQQPDWFSGNTEIPGSTPLAQAYAGHQFGNLTMLGDGRAILLGEHLTEDGRRRDIQLKGGGRTPFSRGGDGRAALGPMLREYVISEAMHGLGIPTSRSLAVVANGEPVYRDQPLPGAILTRVAASHLRVGTFQYAAAQQDPALMDTLIDYTLHRHYPDQQGSDNPALALLNAVIAEQIALVTHWMRVGFIHGVLNTDNVTLSGETIDYGPCAFMDRYDQDTVFSSIDRQSRYAFGNQPAITQWNLTRFAETLLSRMDDDVDRAIEMATERLKGWSSTYDASWLAMMRNKLGLTGKQAEDESLITDLLSLMQLHKADYTNTFRLLIGGQQPQGQAYNNDAFASWHARWLARLEHEGNVDDSWARMRQNNPAIIPRNHQVEKALQAAEEDGDLSVVNRLLAALSDPYADRDAEDPYVQPPKEDEVVCATFCGT
- a CDS encoding putative solute-binding protein — translated: MSKTKKVFQALSAAAALTLSSTAFAAVERTFCVFDIIGASGDTYNMMKDYKTAALAWGVDVELKPYTDEKIASEDLKANQCDAAVLTGIRGRQFNSYTGSMDSIGAIPSYDAMQTVIAVLASGKVDQHLVSGPYEVGGVFPLGAAFLFLKDKEIDTVEELAGKSIAVLEYDSAQANMASRVGMSPVMSDITNFSTRFNNGSVDICFAPVMGYSALELYKGMAPSGGILDYVLGQLSAQVIIRKDRFPDGFGQQSRKFMSGQFDRAMKLIDNASSEIDDKWWIRIPEADKLRYDQMMREARIALTKDGVYNKDMMSLLRKVRCKQEPSRAECVNPVE